A stretch of Mucilaginibacter terrae DNA encodes these proteins:
- a CDS encoding DUF5700 domain-containing putative Zn-dependent protease — protein sequence MTAKLLLFVGSLFCCFNLFAVAAPGKLNISIDFESARLISALMAKNKVTDAELEKVVNAFGSRQLIEKVKGYSGADVNVFKSTLREIIETGTLRGSDPYNWKEVKANLKAINQLLHKLSVSPDAFINDIKLKITDYTSDIINADIKACFIIGGGSLGFTQGDGMTFNVALQKIGDDVEGLKLLVAHELYHSIQVAGQASRNIRKTAIPYHVKATYALLYSLWSEGTASLVGDFSGMRFPAAFSKSQLDEYEKNAVRKRENFALFEALVYKCFTDSASRSYGSFYNIGFSTAFDETSYYVGYEMSKKITQYLSKQAIADGLTQDLLAFAETYIKLYKNHPEDKTFIRFDIATENIDQQLVVWRDKV from the coding sequence ATGACCGCTAAACTTCTGTTATTTGTTGGCTCACTGTTTTGCTGTTTCAACCTGTTTGCCGTGGCAGCTCCCGGCAAGCTTAACATTTCCATAGATTTTGAAAGTGCCCGTTTAATTTCGGCATTGATGGCTAAAAACAAGGTCACAGATGCTGAACTTGAAAAAGTAGTGAATGCTTTTGGAAGCAGGCAACTTATAGAAAAAGTAAAAGGCTACAGCGGGGCAGATGTGAACGTTTTTAAATCTACCCTGCGTGAGATCATTGAAACCGGTACTTTAAGAGGTAGCGACCCGTATAACTGGAAGGAAGTAAAAGCCAACCTCAAGGCCATTAACCAACTGCTTCATAAATTATCGGTTTCGCCCGACGCCTTCATCAACGATATTAAGCTGAAGATCACCGACTATACTTCGGATATAATCAATGCGGACATTAAAGCTTGCTTTATCATTGGTGGCGGGTCGCTGGGCTTCACCCAGGGTGACGGTATGACCTTTAACGTCGCTTTACAGAAAATAGGGGATGACGTGGAAGGGTTGAAATTGTTGGTGGCACACGAATTATATCACAGCATACAGGTAGCCGGGCAGGCCAGCCGAAATATCCGCAAAACAGCCATCCCGTACCATGTGAAAGCCACTTATGCTTTGCTCTATAGTCTATGGTCCGAAGGTACCGCCAGTTTGGTCGGTGATTTTTCAGGCATGAGATTCCCGGCCGCGTTTTCAAAAAGCCAGCTGGATGAGTATGAGAAGAACGCGGTCCGCAAGCGGGAAAATTTTGCGCTGTTTGAAGCCTTGGTTTATAAATGCTTTACGGATAGTGCCTCCCGGTCCTACGGCTCGTTCTACAATATCGGTTTCAGCACCGCGTTTGACGAAACCTCCTATTATGTGGGATATGAAATGAGCAAAAAGATAACGCAGTACTTAAGTAAGCAAGCCATCGCAGACGGGCTGACGCAGGACCTCTTGGCTTTTGCTGAAACCTACATTAAATTATACAAAAACCACCCGGAAGACAAAACGTTTATACGATTTGATATTGCCACCGAGAACATTGATCAGCAATTAGTGGTGTGGCGGGATAAAGTCTAA
- a CDS encoding ATP-binding protein, which yields MSYSNLLNIPNEILQSPTSEDDINILIGENGSGKSTMLNDIADISRIRGNTVIAIANTIHDKFKVRGPNYHSLKASSGRQMVKKTLKSALLMLSADDNRRYNVISETLRYVNFDDTIGLRLELQTNNWKELIHKSSLIAPPLKEEMTYILDRFERDRRILIDRGNSDNIIPVSLSKSNFYDLRENALLGVLRFEKELRNLKVIKEVEIFLRRLGRYIPVNSGSSGELTLITSMVYLMTVMKSGAVLLVDEPENSLHPKWQAEYVKMITNLIYLYRPKIVIATHSPLLISSAEIATSNIKIFKGTQGSFTRMDNTVFNMEKAYIDYFDVTTPENRYLSEDIAKKMNQLAEGEIDFSEFQHIIGDLSSNSIDDNQKVVLNNVIELGRKIADNR from the coding sequence ATGTCATACAGCAATCTTTTAAATATCCCTAACGAAATCCTGCAATCGCCAACCTCGGAAGACGACATCAACATCCTTATCGGCGAAAACGGCAGCGGTAAGAGTACCATGTTAAATGATATAGCCGACATCTCACGCATCCGGGGAAATACCGTTATTGCGATAGCCAATACAATCCATGATAAATTTAAAGTCCGCGGACCGAACTATCATTCACTGAAAGCATCGTCCGGTAGGCAAATGGTTAAGAAAACACTTAAGTCCGCATTGCTGATGCTTTCCGCTGATGATAATCGCCGTTATAATGTCATCTCGGAAACTTTACGTTATGTCAACTTCGATGATACCATCGGTTTGCGACTTGAACTTCAGACTAACAACTGGAAGGAGCTTATCCATAAGTCGTCGCTTATCGCTCCGCCGCTTAAAGAGGAAATGACTTACATTCTGGATCGTTTCGAAAGGGACCGAAGAATCCTTATTGACCGCGGAAACAGCGATAACATCATACCCGTCAGCCTTTCTAAAAGTAATTTCTATGATCTGCGGGAAAATGCCCTACTTGGCGTCCTTCGATTTGAAAAGGAATTAAGGAATCTTAAGGTGATCAAAGAAGTGGAGATATTCCTTCGGAGACTCGGCAGGTATATTCCTGTTAACAGCGGTAGCTCCGGCGAGCTGACGTTAATCACATCCATGGTTTATCTAATGACAGTAATGAAATCCGGCGCTGTCCTGCTTGTAGACGAACCGGAAAACAGCCTGCATCCTAAGTGGCAGGCGGAATATGTTAAGATGATCACTAATCTTATTTATCTGTACCGTCCCAAAATTGTGATTGCCACCCATTCTCCTTTATTAATTTCAAGTGCGGAAATTGCCACAAGCAATATTAAAATATTCAAGGGAACGCAGGGCAGTTTTACGCGCATGGACAATACTGTTTTCAATATGGAGAAGGCATATATCGATTACTTTGATGTAACTACGCCGGAGAACCGATATTTGTCTGAGGACATCGCAAAAAAAATGAACCAATTGGCCGAAGGTGAGATCGATTTTTCAGAATTCCAGCATATCATTGGCGATCTATCATCCAACTCGATTGATGATAACCAAAAAGTGGTTTTAAATAATGTTATTGAACTGGGGAGAAAAATCGCTGACAACCGTTAA
- a CDS encoding LytR/AlgR family response regulator transcription factor: MAAIFRGELTCYILDSENYVIGQIAEMVDDTEGLRLVGSSTTPLEALPLFQGAGAPDLVFVGMYMNGMHGLDFAQAVKTLTRIVFTTALPWKVKETFQDDPFEYLPKPFGDVAFLKCIQRVSS; the protein is encoded by the coding sequence ATGGCAGCTATTTTCAGAGGCGAACTGACCTGTTATATATTGGATAGTGAAAACTATGTGATCGGACAGATAGCGGAAATGGTCGATGACACGGAAGGATTACGTTTGGTAGGATCATCAACAACTCCGCTCGAGGCGCTTCCCCTGTTCCAGGGAGCGGGGGCACCAGACCTTGTGTTCGTGGGCATGTATATGAACGGCATGCATGGACTGGACTTTGCACAAGCGGTGAAAACCCTCACCCGGATTGTTTTTACGACCGCGCTGCCATGGAAGGTTAAAGAGACCTTCCAAGACGATCCTTTTGAATACCTGCCCAAACCGTTCGGCGATGTAGCCTTCCTCAAGTGCATCCAACGCGTTAGTTCATGA
- a CDS encoding tyrosine-type recombinase/integrase, with amino-acid sequence MKENQTIDELLNEFEKHLRTLQRGRYTLRGYWQIWKPLKRFMAAEGIMYYDNSVGDQFIKSKLDEYDYASLDRMQRHLVNKVDALYVFQSTGQVFFGTAPLRRTPPKLLTGEIGVAMQNFISYKAATFALSKSTQNHHLNALHGFLTFLSSKEVKSIVDINEVYLVSFMKSLDPTTLATNHSKLGVLKSFLTYLYTEKIHNKDYSDVIQRTNYKSQPKLPSFFSAEDIACIIKKIDRGNPSGKRDYALVLLAAKLGLRVSDIARLKFENINWDKGVIEIVQFKTQKEIVLPLLPEVGNAIIDYLKYARPVSNEPYCFVQHIYPFKPITPEDVTGKIGIYIRRSGIVLKNRHKGAHALRHSFATQLLENKTPLPVISEALGHTHTASTMLYLRVDKQQLKQCALDVPMVAPAFYQQKGVFVS; translated from the coding sequence ATGAAAGAAAACCAAACCATCGACGAACTTTTAAATGAGTTTGAAAAACATCTCCGTACCCTACAACGGGGCAGGTATACTCTCCGAGGATATTGGCAGATATGGAAGCCCCTAAAGCGGTTTATGGCAGCGGAAGGGATAATGTATTACGATAACTCCGTTGGCGACCAGTTTATTAAGTCAAAGCTGGACGAGTATGATTATGCTTCCCTAGACCGCATGCAACGGCATTTGGTTAACAAGGTGGATGCACTTTATGTGTTCCAGTCTACTGGACAAGTGTTTTTCGGGACTGCGCCATTAAGACGAACCCCACCAAAACTGTTGACAGGTGAAATAGGTGTTGCCATGCAGAATTTTATCAGCTACAAAGCGGCAACTTTTGCATTGTCAAAATCTACCCAAAACCATCATCTGAACGCACTGCATGGCTTTCTTACTTTTTTGAGTAGCAAAGAAGTAAAAAGCATAGTCGATATAAATGAGGTATATCTGGTATCGTTCATGAAAAGCCTTGACCCGACAACTCTTGCCACGAACCATTCCAAATTGGGCGTTCTCAAAAGTTTCTTAACCTATCTCTACACGGAAAAAATCCACAATAAAGATTATTCTGATGTGATACAGCGGACGAATTACAAATCACAGCCAAAGCTGCCCTCGTTTTTTTCTGCCGAAGATATTGCCTGCATCATTAAAAAGATAGACCGAGGCAACCCATCGGGAAAAAGGGATTATGCCTTGGTATTGCTGGCGGCAAAACTTGGTTTGCGGGTATCTGACATTGCACGGCTAAAGTTCGAGAACATCAATTGGGATAAGGGCGTCATTGAGATCGTGCAGTTCAAGACCCAAAAAGAAATCGTTCTCCCACTCTTGCCCGAAGTAGGAAATGCAATTATTGATTACCTAAAATATGCCCGTCCAGTATCCAATGAACCATATTGCTTTGTTCAGCACATCTACCCATTCAAGCCGATAACGCCTGAGGATGTTACTGGTAAAATAGGCATCTATATACGCCGTTCGGGTATCGTTCTTAAAAACAGGCATAAGGGAGCGCACGCCCTGCGGCACAGCTTTGCCACCCAATTGCTTGAAAATAAAACACCGCTCCCCGTAATATCAGAAGCATTAGGGCATACTCATACCGCTTCGACCATGCTTTACCTGCGCGTAGATAAACAACAGCTTAAACAGTGCGCCCTTGACGTGCCAATGGTTGCGCCTGCCTTTTATCAGCAGAAAGGAGTGTTTGTATCATGA
- a CDS encoding tyrosine-type recombinase/integrase — MSAINYYSIYKPLIEEFVALKRHLGYKYMTIEYAFMQFDQLVYEREETAIGINRELCDEWCIRRPNESDKTWYNRIQAMRQFGTYLNKLNYPSYLPVLPKIKPSTHTPYIYTKEEMAAIFEVTDQLSTHSTCYNSMVLVLPALFRVLYGTGLRIGEALSLSCGDVYLKEQYFILRDTKNGTDRMVPISDTVTQVVRQYMDCRENFPVVRKTDLLFIQPNGDCCDNGRAYTWFKKVLYKAGIPHRGRRQGPHVHDLRHTFSVHSLAKMAEDGIDLYYSLPVLSTYLGHKSIASTDGYVRLTADMYPSIVTKVNNVCPFLFPEIHDEASH; from the coding sequence ATGAGCGCAATAAATTATTATAGTATATACAAGCCCTTAATCGAGGAGTTTGTTGCGCTAAAAAGGCATCTGGGCTACAAATACATGACTATTGAATATGCTTTTATGCAATTTGACCAATTGGTTTATGAACGGGAGGAAACAGCTATCGGTATCAATAGGGAACTATGTGATGAGTGGTGCATCAGACGGCCAAACGAATCGGACAAAACATGGTACAACCGCATTCAGGCCATGCGCCAGTTCGGTACTTATCTGAACAAGCTTAATTACCCATCTTATTTACCTGTGCTTCCGAAAATCAAGCCATCAACCCATACACCTTATATCTACACCAAAGAGGAAATGGCCGCCATATTTGAGGTAACAGACCAATTGAGTACCCATAGCACCTGTTATAACTCCATGGTCTTGGTGCTTCCTGCATTGTTCAGAGTATTATATGGTACTGGGCTGCGCATAGGCGAAGCTTTGTCCCTATCCTGCGGGGATGTATATCTTAAAGAACAGTACTTCATACTTCGGGACACAAAGAACGGAACGGACAGGATGGTTCCTATCTCCGATACGGTAACCCAGGTGGTTAGGCAATATATGGATTGCAGAGAGAACTTTCCAGTGGTACGAAAAACAGACCTGCTTTTCATACAGCCCAATGGAGACTGCTGCGATAATGGCCGTGCCTATACTTGGTTCAAAAAAGTGTTGTATAAAGCTGGTATCCCACACCGTGGTAGACGTCAAGGTCCACATGTGCATGACTTGAGGCATACCTTTAGTGTGCATTCGCTGGCAAAAATGGCAGAGGATGGTATAGATCTGTATTATTCACTACCAGTGCTTTCAACCTATCTTGGTCATAAATCCATCGCCAGCACGGACGGATATGTGCGACTTACCGCCGACATGTACCCATCCATCGTAACCAAGGTTAATAATGTTTGTCCTTTCTTATTCCCCGAGATCCATGATGAAGCAAGCCATTAA
- a CDS encoding site-specific integrase, with translation MKQAIKTVDFPKSLADFLTKYLPAERGMSNNTIASYRMTFILLITFMEEYKGIKPQKLVFSDLTKACIVDFLNHLEQVRKCSVSTRNVRLAALHTFFKFVQYEWPEQLEECRSILSIKVKKAQRSTINYLSVDGIRLLLNQPDLATRQGIRDLALLALMYDTGARVQEIIDLTPENIRLNKPCTIKLIGKGNKARIVPLMDAEVGHLKNYMAKNRLLEAHAGTYPLFYNTRREKLTRAGVTHILHKYATIARNSNKLLIPEKISCHSLRHSKAMHLLQAGVNLVYIRDILGHTSVTTTEVYARVDSKQKREAIESAYVNVVEKEVPIWVDNESLLKNF, from the coding sequence ATGAAGCAAGCCATTAAAACAGTAGACTTTCCCAAGAGTCTTGCGGACTTCCTGACCAAATATCTCCCTGCCGAAAGAGGGATGAGCAACAACACGATAGCATCATACAGGATGACATTCATCCTGCTTATCACTTTTATGGAAGAATATAAAGGTATAAAGCCTCAAAAGTTGGTGTTCAGTGATTTGACCAAAGCTTGTATTGTCGACTTCCTTAACCATCTGGAGCAGGTACGAAAATGCAGCGTCTCCACCCGCAACGTCAGGCTGGCAGCGTTGCATACCTTTTTCAAGTTTGTGCAATATGAGTGGCCAGAGCAATTGGAGGAATGCCGTAGCATACTTTCTATAAAAGTAAAAAAAGCCCAGCGTAGCACCATCAACTATCTTAGCGTTGATGGCATTCGGCTTTTACTGAACCAGCCCGACCTTGCTACAAGGCAGGGAATACGGGATCTGGCCTTACTTGCACTTATGTACGATACGGGCGCACGGGTACAGGAAATCATAGACCTGACCCCTGAAAACATCAGGTTAAACAAGCCCTGTACCATCAAGCTCATAGGGAAAGGTAACAAAGCCCGTATTGTTCCGCTCATGGATGCAGAGGTAGGCCACCTAAAAAACTACATGGCAAAAAATCGATTACTCGAAGCCCATGCAGGGACTTATCCATTGTTCTACAATACCCGAAGGGAAAAACTGACACGGGCGGGCGTTACCCATATCTTGCATAAATATGCAACAATAGCTCGAAATAGCAATAAGTTGCTGATACCCGAAAAGATCAGTTGCCATTCGCTTCGCCATTCAAAAGCAATGCACCTTTTACAAGCTGGTGTCAACCTTGTCTACATACGTGATATTCTTGGGCATACATCGGTTACAACAACCGAAGTGTATGCGAGAGTCGATTCCAAACAGAAACGGGAAGCAATAGAAAGCGCATATGTTAACGTTGTTGAGAAAGAAGTTCCCATATGGGTAGACAATGAAAGCCTGTTAAAGAACTTTTAG
- a CDS encoding nuclear transport factor 2 family protein, whose translation METREIAKQYFDAMVVGKFDEMNKLKTADCVYWLSGEGSWPFGGYQSSENQAKLWETVAERFPEGMKMTLQSITADQERAALYVHIRGTRKDGRIYENNVILLLTFKDSLISGLYEYLDTIMVNELFCGKMHGVK comes from the coding sequence ATGGAAACAAGAGAAATTGCAAAACAGTATTTCGACGCAATGGTAGTGGGAAAATTTGACGAAATGAACAAATTAAAAACGGCAGATTGTGTTTATTGGTTGAGTGGTGAGGGATCTTGGCCGTTTGGCGGGTACCAATCATCAGAAAATCAGGCAAAACTATGGGAAACAGTGGCGGAACGGTTTCCGGAAGGGATGAAAATGACGCTGCAATCTATTACGGCGGATCAAGAACGGGCAGCACTTTATGTTCATATTCGTGGAACGCGAAAGGACGGTCGTATTTACGAAAACAATGTGATATTGCTTCTAACATTCAAGGATAGCTTGATTAGTGGGCTTTACGAATATCTGGATACCATTATGGTTAATGAATTATTTTGTGGTAAAATGCATGGGGTAAAGTGA
- a CDS encoding TetR/AcrR family transcriptional regulator has product MDKKEILLQTALKLFVSQGFNDTPTSKIAKEAGIATGTLFYFFPTKDDLIVSLYLRLKELAAENINPVLAEVKSTKEIIKTYYEESLKWSLRNPNEFLFLAQFSNSPYLKKIGNNEISTQIAPVLQIFSSAIEEKQIIDTDVNLLYALISNQVFGVNQYLLSKKFTKKAQHKIIDDTFSMFWKMIEC; this is encoded by the coding sequence ATGGATAAAAAGGAAATACTGCTTCAAACTGCCCTGAAATTATTCGTATCTCAAGGATTTAATGATACACCGACAAGTAAAATTGCAAAAGAAGCTGGCATAGCAACGGGAACTTTGTTTTATTTTTTCCCCACCAAGGATGACCTGATTGTCTCACTCTATTTAAGGTTAAAGGAGTTGGCTGCAGAAAATATAAATCCTGTCCTAGCAGAAGTAAAATCAACAAAGGAGATTATCAAAACCTATTATGAGGAGTCTCTTAAATGGTCACTCCGTAATCCAAACGAGTTCTTGTTTTTGGCTCAATTCTCCAATTCACCTTATCTTAAAAAGATTGGTAATAATGAGATTTCCACTCAAATAGCACCCGTATTACAGATTTTTAGTTCGGCTATCGAGGAGAAGCAGATTATCGATACTGATGTAAATTTACTCTACGCTTTGATCAGTAATCAGGTATTTGGTGTAAATCAATATCTTTTATCGAAAAAGTTCACCAAGAAAGCTCAACACAAGATAATCGACGATACATTCTCTATGTTTTGGAAAATGATTGAATGCTGA
- a CDS encoding NAD-dependent epimerase/dehydratase family protein — translation MKNKRMKIIITGATGMIGEGVLLTTLCHPDITEVLMVNRRTSPLRHPKLSELIVKDFTDLDAHSGQLTGYDGCFYCAGISSFGMNEEKYNHITYYTTMMFAKALAYLNPDMVFFYLSGVYADSSENGKIMWARIKGKTENALNTLRFRAVYSFRPGFIIPLKAQDNVRLIYKGLNLIYPFIFPNQTLTYDDIVTALNRILALGYKEKILEIKDLKLIAKQHGSTKQKL, via the coding sequence ATGAAAAATAAGAGAATGAAGATAATAATTACAGGAGCAACAGGAATGATCGGGGAAGGCGTTCTATTGACCACTCTCTGTCATCCCGATATTACAGAGGTATTAATGGTAAATAGAAGAACATCTCCATTACGGCACCCCAAACTTTCGGAACTGATTGTAAAAGATTTTACAGATTTAGACGCTCATAGCGGCCAGTTGACCGGCTACGATGGCTGTTTCTATTGTGCTGGGATAAGTTCCTTTGGTATGAACGAGGAGAAATACAACCACATCACTTATTATACCACAATGATGTTTGCAAAGGCCCTTGCCTATTTGAATCCTGATATGGTTTTCTTTTACTTATCGGGCGTTTACGCCGATAGTTCTGAAAATGGAAAAATAATGTGGGCAAGGATAAAAGGAAAAACAGAGAACGCATTAAACACACTCCGTTTTAGGGCTGTCTACAGTTTCCGACCAGGTTTTATTATTCCATTAAAAGCACAGGACAATGTGAGGTTGATTTATAAAGGGCTTAATCTTATCTATCCTTTCATTTTTCCAAATCAAACCTTGACATATGATGACATTGTAACTGCACTAAATCGGATACTGGCACTCGGGTACAAGGAAAAAATTTTAGAAATAAAAGATTTAAAATTAATTGCCAAACAACATGGTAGCACTAAACAGAAACTATAA
- a CDS encoding PRTRC system protein E, whose protein sequence is MTTDFFKHLTQIAAPGIWKFTMQSDDNILFTVSALFSTAHGGDAAAQLIPPMLLKGTAEELDAGFFKAITAPVQQTSALFANMEQYQKQQEAAQAASKEERDKKQKAKAEANAQKNSSSKSTDIELPDKAEKKKAYDTAMKTIGELISAMKYEEALAILPAVSDYPEKETELKNKQADLLRMKELKAQHSLNL, encoded by the coding sequence ATGACTACCGATTTTTTTAAGCACCTCACTCAGATAGCAGCCCCCGGCATTTGGAAATTCACCATGCAATCCGACGATAACATCCTTTTTACCGTTTCCGCGCTGTTCAGCACCGCCCACGGCGGGGACGCCGCCGCGCAACTCATCCCGCCCATGCTGCTGAAGGGTACTGCCGAGGAACTGGACGCAGGCTTTTTTAAGGCCATTACTGCACCCGTGCAGCAGACCTCAGCCCTGTTTGCCAACATGGAGCAGTATCAGAAACAGCAGGAGGCCGCACAGGCCGCCTCCAAAGAGGAAAGGGACAAGAAGCAGAAAGCCAAAGCAGAGGCGAATGCCCAAAAGAACTCATCCAGCAAAAGCACGGACATCGAACTCCCTGATAAGGCCGAAAAGAAAAAGGCCTATGATACCGCTATGAAAACCATCGGCGAACTCATCAGCGCCATGAAATACGAGGAAGCCTTAGCCATCCTGCCTGCTGTCAGCGATTATCCTGAAAAGGAAACCGAACTCAAAAACAAGCAGGCCGACCTGCTGCGCATGAAAGAACTGAAAGCACAACATTCCTTAAATCTTTAA
- a CDS encoding PRTRC system protein C — protein sequence MQLTKLLPRVFLHTEKGHEIPLADPNPDWSVETVLNFYSGTYPILATAKVGEMVIRNDQLTYAFVSTIGTKG from the coding sequence ATGCAACTGACCAAGCTATTACCCCGCGTATTCCTGCACACCGAGAAGGGGCATGAGATACCCCTTGCCGACCCGAACCCCGACTGGAGCGTCGAAACCGTCCTGAATTTTTATTCCGGTACCTATCCCATACTGGCCACAGCCAAAGTAGGGGAGATGGTCATCCGCAACGACCAGCTCACCTATGCTTTTGTCTCCACCATCGGCACCAAAGGATAA
- a CDS encoding PRTRC system protein B: MKDLTQSFGTLYHPQKALVLFEAGIGHNRQYYIEAYDMNEQGQACNAHPLSVTEANALVKALQTAEKEKSGLLALSGLMPSNVLYLKTDRNPFAVWYTPARTMRLFFKEDLGIPSGECAMPALIWKAGKKEMAIYACADATELTPDTPLLHAPFFNVYSDGRVCMGNTQVDISKDCPLEKFMEIWQDAFYNSYFSHLLKGHLPVNGNIVQLWKSLSGTGRPFPNEVLIPHKAALKHLFK, from the coding sequence ATGAAAGACCTCACCCAATCCTTTGGAACCCTTTATCACCCGCAGAAAGCCCTCGTGCTGTTCGAAGCAGGTATCGGCCATAACCGCCAATATTATATCGAAGCGTATGACATGAACGAGCAGGGGCAAGCCTGTAATGCGCACCCGCTTTCCGTTACGGAGGCCAACGCCTTGGTCAAAGCCTTGCAAACGGCAGAAAAGGAAAAGAGCGGCTTGCTTGCCCTTTCCGGGCTGATGCCCTCAAACGTGCTGTACCTGAAGACCGACCGTAACCCCTTCGCTGTTTGGTATACACCCGCCCGCACCATGAGGCTGTTTTTCAAGGAAGACCTCGGCATTCCCTCAGGGGAATGCGCCATGCCTGCGCTCATCTGGAAAGCAGGAAAAAAGGAAATGGCCATTTACGCCTGCGCCGATGCTACGGAACTAACACCCGATACGCCGCTACTTCATGCACCCTTCTTTAATGTTTACAGTGATGGCAGGGTGTGCATGGGCAATACACAGGTCGATATTTCCAAAGACTGCCCCCTCGAAAAATTCATGGAAATATGGCAGGATGCATTTTACAACAGCTACTTCAGCCACCTGCTGAAAGGCCACCTGCCCGTTAACGGCAATATCGTCCAGCTTTGGAAAAGTCTGTCAGGCACCGGCAGGCCGTTTCCGAACGAAGTGCTGATTCCGCACAAAGCCGCCCTTAAACACCTTTTTAAATAG
- a CDS encoding PRTRC system ThiF family protein → MKAIHIADESLINPTNPISLNLIGAGGTGSHMLMALGKIHASLLALGHPGLHVHLYDDDLVTELNKGRQLFADAEVGLHKSVALINRVNRFWGTNWKAVTRKFRSAEVAELPGGGRACIFVTCVDNVPARFDVAEVLRRMSVKNRHDRDRPLYWLDCGNTQMTGQALLGTVTPIEQPPLEAYRTVAYMPMVTEEFGHMLREADTGDDTPSCSAAEALEKQDLFINPSVANEAADILWKLLKDHNLFYKGFFKNLETYRTEGIKVG, encoded by the coding sequence ATGAAAGCCATCCATATCGCCGACGAATCCCTCATCAATCCTACCAACCCCATTTCGCTGAACCTTATTGGTGCAGGGGGCACCGGTAGCCACATGCTCATGGCCTTAGGCAAGATACATGCCTCCCTGTTAGCCCTCGGCCATCCCGGCCTGCACGTGCATCTTTACGACGACGACCTCGTGACGGAGTTAAATAAAGGCCGCCAGCTGTTTGCTGATGCAGAAGTCGGACTGCACAAGTCCGTCGCCCTCATCAACCGTGTCAACCGTTTTTGGGGGACAAACTGGAAAGCCGTCACCCGCAAGTTCAGGTCGGCAGAAGTTGCCGAGCTTCCCGGTGGCGGCAGGGCATGCATCTTCGTTACCTGCGTGGACAATGTTCCCGCGAGGTTCGATGTGGCCGAAGTCCTCAGACGAATGAGTGTAAAGAACAGGCATGACCGTGACAGGCCGTTGTACTGGCTTGATTGCGGGAACACCCAAATGACCGGGCAGGCACTATTGGGTACGGTTACGCCGATAGAACAACCACCACTGGAAGCTTACCGTACCGTTGCCTACATGCCCATGGTGACCGAAGAGTTTGGGCACATGCTCCGGGAGGCAGACACGGGCGACGACACACCAAGCTGTTCGGCTGCTGAAGCCCTCGAAAAGCAGGATTTGTTCATCAACCCCTCCGTTGCCAATGAAGCGGCGGACATCCTATGGAAATTGCTGAAAGACCATAACCTGTTCTACAAAGGCTTTTTCAAGAATTTGGAGACGTACCGTACCGAGGGCATCAAGGTAGGCTGA